A DNA window from Mycolicibacter hiberniae contains the following coding sequences:
- the ectB gene encoding diaminobutyrate--2-oxoglutarate transaminase: MTIFDALESEVRSYCRSWPVTFDRASGSRMWDAEGRQYLDFFAGAGALNYGHNHPDLRAPLLEYLSSDRVVHSLDMNTTAKAEFLRRFDEVILKPRELDYKVQFPGPTGTNAVESALKLVRKVTGRESIISFTNAFHGMTLGSLSVTGNSMKRGGAGIPLVHATPMPYDNYLDGVVPDFLWFERLLEDSGSGLNEPAGVIVETVQGEGGINVARLEWLRGLSELCRRHDLLLIVDDVQMGCGRTGPFFSFEAAGIVPDIVCLSKSISGYGLPMALTLLKPELDVWEPGEHNGTFRGQNPSFVTAAVALNFWTDDRLEKSVLHKGELVEQALRDVVDPIPGATVRGRGLIRGVAFERPELAGAVCREAFGRGLLLETSGPDGEVVKLMPPLVINDDDLAEGLLITAASIETVAARELTATTSGASR; this comes from the coding sequence ATGACGATTTTTGATGCGCTCGAGTCCGAGGTGCGCAGTTACTGCCGGTCATGGCCGGTGACGTTCGACCGCGCCAGCGGCTCTCGGATGTGGGATGCCGAGGGCAGGCAGTACCTGGATTTCTTCGCCGGCGCCGGTGCGCTCAACTACGGCCACAACCACCCCGATCTGCGGGCTCCACTGCTGGAATACCTGAGTTCGGATCGGGTGGTGCACAGCCTGGACATGAACACCACGGCCAAGGCCGAATTCCTCAGGCGCTTCGACGAGGTGATCCTCAAGCCACGCGAGCTGGACTACAAAGTCCAGTTTCCCGGGCCGACCGGAACCAACGCGGTGGAGTCGGCTCTGAAACTGGTGCGCAAGGTCACCGGCCGGGAGAGCATTATCAGCTTCACCAACGCCTTCCACGGCATGACCCTGGGCTCGCTGAGCGTCACCGGCAATTCGATGAAGCGCGGCGGGGCGGGCATTCCGCTGGTGCACGCCACCCCGATGCCCTACGACAACTATCTCGACGGCGTGGTCCCCGACTTCTTGTGGTTCGAGCGCCTACTCGAGGACAGCGGCAGCGGTCTCAACGAGCCCGCGGGGGTGATCGTCGAGACGGTCCAGGGCGAGGGCGGAATCAACGTGGCGCGCCTGGAATGGCTGCGCGGCCTTTCCGAATTGTGCCGGCGCCATGACCTGTTGCTGATCGTCGACGACGTCCAGATGGGTTGCGGGCGCACCGGACCGTTCTTCAGTTTCGAGGCGGCCGGGATCGTCCCCGACATCGTCTGCCTCTCGAAATCCATCAGCGGCTACGGGCTGCCCATGGCGCTGACGCTGCTGAAGCCGGAACTGGACGTCTGGGAGCCCGGCGAGCACAACGGCACCTTCCGCGGCCAGAACCCGTCGTTCGTCACGGCCGCAGTGGCGCTGAACTTCTGGACGGACGATCGTTTGGAGAAATCCGTGCTGCACAAGGGCGAACTGGTCGAGCAGGCATTGCGCGACGTGGTGGATCCGATCCCCGGGGCAACCGTCCGGGGCCGCGGCCTGATCCGCGGGGTGGCCTTCGAACGCCCGGAGCTGGCCGGCGCGGTGTGCCGCGAGGCGTTCGGACGCGGCCTGCTGCTGGAGACCTCCGGCCCGGACGGCGAAGTCGTAAAACTCATGCCGCCGTTGGTCATCAATGACGACGACCTGGCCGAAGGACTGCTGATCACCGCTGCGTCGATCGAAACCGTCGCCGCCCGTGAACTCACCGCCACCACGTCAGGAGCCAGCCGATGA
- a CDS encoding MFS transporter has protein sequence MSTESIGTAARWSVMVVALLATLCSFVFINGIAFVIPMLETKGETNLAMAGLLASMPSFGMVLTLFAWGALLDRVGERIVLSVGSALTALAAFAAASTHSLIGVGAFLFLGGMAAASANSASGRLVTGWFPPHQRGLVMGIRQTAQPLGIALGAEVIPELAEHGLARALMFPATLTAVAAVACVIGVVDPPRRPRSAASGAELASPYRNSKVLWRIHLSSALLMVPQCVLATFMLVWLIVDTHWSIAAAAGLVTVSQLLGAAGRVAAGRWSDRVGSRLRPIRGLAVAGAVAMLALGATDHLHSRLAEAAMVVAAVITVLDNGLASTAVAEMAGPYWSGRALGIQNTTQRLTAGIAPPIFGALIGAVGYPLSFALCGLFPLAALRLVPVKAEPEGRSPLEALRTLRMPPAPPPSPPAAP, from the coding sequence ATGTCCACCGAGTCGATCGGCACAGCCGCTCGCTGGTCGGTGATGGTCGTCGCCCTGCTGGCGACGTTGTGCTCGTTCGTCTTCATCAACGGCATCGCCTTCGTCATCCCGATGCTGGAGACCAAGGGCGAGACCAACCTGGCGATGGCCGGCCTGCTGGCGTCGATGCCCAGTTTCGGCATGGTCTTGACGCTGTTCGCGTGGGGCGCTCTGCTGGACCGAGTCGGCGAGCGCATCGTGTTGAGTGTCGGTTCGGCCCTGACGGCTCTGGCCGCGTTCGCGGCCGCCTCGACGCACTCGCTGATCGGTGTCGGCGCCTTCCTCTTTCTGGGTGGTATGGCCGCCGCCAGCGCCAACAGCGCCAGCGGCCGGTTGGTGACGGGCTGGTTTCCGCCGCACCAGCGCGGACTGGTGATGGGCATCCGCCAGACCGCACAGCCCCTGGGAATCGCGCTGGGGGCCGAGGTGATCCCCGAGTTGGCTGAGCACGGGCTGGCGCGGGCACTGATGTTCCCGGCGACGTTGACCGCGGTGGCAGCGGTGGCGTGTGTGATCGGCGTGGTCGATCCGCCGCGCAGGCCGCGGTCGGCGGCCTCCGGCGCGGAACTCGCCAGCCCATACCGCAATTCGAAGGTGTTGTGGCGCATCCACTTGTCCTCAGCGCTGCTGATGGTGCCGCAGTGTGTGCTCGCCACTTTCATGTTGGTGTGGCTGATAGTGGACACCCACTGGTCGATCGCCGCCGCGGCTGGGCTGGTGACGGTGTCGCAGCTGCTCGGCGCGGCAGGCCGGGTGGCTGCCGGCCGGTGGTCAGACCGCGTGGGGTCGCGGTTGCGCCCGATCCGCGGCCTCGCCGTCGCCGGAGCGGTCGCGATGCTGGCTCTGGGGGCCACCGATCACCTGCACTCCCGGCTTGCCGAAGCCGCGATGGTGGTCGCGGCGGTGATCACCGTGCTGGACAACGGATTGGCCTCTACCGCGGTGGCCGAGATGGCGGGACCGTACTGGAGCGGGCGCGCGCTGGGCATCCAGAACACCACCCAGCGGCTGACCGCCGGGATCGCTCCCCCGATTTTCGGCGCATTGATCGGCGCCGTCGGCTACCCGCTGTCGTTCGCTCTGTGCGGACTGTTTCCGCTGGCCGCACTGCGGTTGGTCCCGGTGAAAGCCGAACCCGAAGGTCGCTCACCGCTGGAGGCGCTGCGCACCCTGCGGATGCCGCCGGCGCCACCGCCCAGCCCGCCTGCCGCGCCCTGA
- a CDS encoding ectoine synthase, which yields MIVRTLAEIKGTDRDVASKTWNSQRLLLARDGQRFSLHETCLYAGTETSMWYANHVEAVYCVGGEGELLNDETGEVHPLSDGTLYLLDGHERHRVTAHTDLRMVCVFDPPVTGQEVHDANGAYPLLAEQPHETAS from the coding sequence ATGATCGTCCGTACCCTCGCCGAGATCAAGGGCACCGACCGGGATGTCGCGTCCAAGACCTGGAACAGCCAGCGACTGCTGCTGGCGCGTGACGGCCAGCGGTTCTCCCTGCACGAGACCTGTCTCTACGCCGGTACCGAAACCTCGATGTGGTACGCCAACCATGTCGAGGCGGTGTACTGCGTCGGCGGGGAAGGCGAGCTGCTCAACGACGAGACCGGCGAGGTGCACCCGTTGAGCGACGGCACCCTGTATCTGCTCGACGGCCACGAGCGCCACCGGGTGACGGCCCACACCGACCTGCGCATGGTGTGCGTTTTCGACCCGCCGGTGACCGGCCAGGAGGTGCACGACGCGAACGGCGCCTACCCCCTGCTCGCCGAACAGCCCCACGAGACTGCGTCGTGA
- a CDS encoding IclR family transcriptional regulator, which produces MQSKSSFPAESAAGRVGAEGEVPQYPIGSVDRALKLILLLGEQPQIRLTDAARHLDVASSTAHRLLAMLQYRGFVRQDPVSKAYHPGPALMSVAFSVFNRIDIEGAAKPVLARLSERLRESVHLGMLEGANVRFIAAAEGPTAVRVASRHGRAMPAHCTSTGKALLARLSDADFLRLYPDEQLPRLTAHSVGTRTELQRELDRVRQQGYAVNREGSEDGVASVAVGIAARAPGVLLALNAAAPIHRLSAAQYDGVADVLIEAATEIGARIG; this is translated from the coding sequence ATGCAGAGCAAGTCCTCGTTTCCCGCCGAGTCAGCGGCCGGCCGGGTGGGCGCCGAAGGGGAAGTGCCGCAATATCCCATCGGATCGGTGGACCGGGCGCTGAAGCTCATCCTGCTGCTGGGCGAGCAGCCGCAGATCCGGCTGACCGACGCGGCGAGGCACCTGGACGTCGCATCCTCGACGGCTCACCGGTTGCTGGCCATGCTGCAGTACCGGGGGTTCGTCCGCCAGGATCCGGTGTCCAAGGCCTATCACCCCGGGCCCGCACTGATGAGCGTTGCGTTTTCGGTGTTCAACCGGATCGACATCGAGGGTGCGGCAAAGCCGGTGCTGGCGCGCCTCAGCGAACGCCTGAGGGAATCGGTCCATCTGGGCATGCTCGAGGGTGCCAACGTGCGGTTCATCGCCGCGGCCGAGGGGCCGACTGCGGTTCGGGTGGCATCACGACACGGCCGCGCGATGCCGGCGCATTGCACCTCGACGGGTAAGGCCCTGCTGGCGCGGCTGTCCGACGCCGACTTCCTCCGGCTGTACCCCGATGAGCAGCTCCCGCGCCTCACGGCCCATTCCGTGGGCACCCGCACCGAGCTGCAGCGCGAGCTCGACCGGGTACGACAGCAGGGATACGCGGTGAACCGCGAGGGCAGCGAGGACGGTGTCGCCTCCGTGGCGGTGGGGATCGCGGCCAGGGCGCCCGGTGTGCTCCTGGCGCTGAACGCCGCTGCGCCCATTCACCGACTGAGCGCTGCGCAGTACGACGGGGTGGCCGATGTGCTGATCGAGGCGGCCACCGAGATCGGTGCCCGGATCGGTTGA
- a CDS encoding fumarylacetoacetate hydrolase family protein produces the protein MRLGRIASPDGVAFVSLEGDPDRPHEMTAREIAEHPFGTPEFTGRSWPLADVRLLAPILASKVVCIGKNYAAHITEMGGAPPANPVMFLKPNTAIIGPNVPIQLPANASPVHYEGELAVVISRPCKDVPAARARDNILGYTIGNDVSARDQQQSDGQWTRAKGHDTFCPIGPWIVTDLDPADLAIRTEVNGVVKQDSRTSLMMHDVGAIVEWVSAVMTLLPGDIILTGTPEGVGPIEHGDTVSIAVEGIGTLSNPVIRKGK, from the coding sequence ATGCGCCTAGGCCGAATTGCCAGCCCGGACGGCGTCGCCTTCGTCAGCCTTGAAGGGGACCCCGACCGGCCACACGAGATGACCGCCCGCGAGATCGCCGAGCACCCCTTCGGCACACCGGAGTTCACCGGCCGCTCCTGGCCGCTGGCGGACGTGCGGCTGCTGGCGCCGATTCTGGCCAGCAAGGTGGTCTGCATCGGCAAGAACTACGCCGCCCACATCACCGAAATGGGTGGTGCCCCACCGGCCAACCCGGTGATGTTCCTCAAGCCCAACACCGCGATCATCGGACCCAACGTGCCGATTCAGCTGCCCGCCAACGCTTCCCCGGTCCACTACGAAGGTGAGCTGGCCGTGGTCATCTCACGTCCCTGCAAGGACGTTCCGGCCGCGCGAGCCCGCGACAACATCTTGGGCTACACCATCGGCAACGACGTGTCGGCGCGTGACCAGCAGCAGTCTGACGGGCAATGGACCCGGGCCAAAGGCCACGACACCTTCTGCCCGATCGGGCCGTGGATCGTCACCGACCTCGACCCGGCTGACCTGGCCATTCGCACCGAGGTCAACGGGGTGGTCAAGCAGGACAGCCGGACATCGCTGATGATGCACGACGTGGGCGCCATCGTGGAATGGGTCTCCGCGGTGATGACGCTGCTGCCCGGCGACATCATCCTTACCGGCACCCCCGAAGGTGTCGGCCCCATCGAGCACGGTGACACCGTGTCCATCGCCGTTGAAGGCATCGGCACCCTGTCCAATCCGGTTATCCGCAAAGGAAAGTAG
- the thpD gene encoding ectoine hydroxylase: MTTAVTDRYPTRNNVAIGIEPRRDPVVWAPGTNGGPLSPAAVEQFDTDGFLTVTPLLSPEIVTDLRDELDRLRADPALAADERSICERDSAQIRSIFEVHRISPAFAALVADPRLVGPARQLLGSDVYVHQSRVNFKPGFNGREFYWHSDFETWHAEDGMPAPRAVSVSVALTENRDTNGSLMIMPGSHRWFVSCPGRTPPDHYRSSLTEQQIGTPDDASLSWLADRCGIRQITGPAGSAVFFDSNCMHGSSSNITPYARSNVFIVYNSVDNALVGPFGATVARPTFIASRVFHPV; encoded by the coding sequence GTGACGACCGCCGTCACCGACCGCTATCCCACCCGCAACAACGTCGCGATCGGCATCGAGCCCCGCCGCGACCCGGTGGTATGGGCACCCGGTACCAACGGCGGTCCGCTGAGCCCGGCCGCGGTCGAGCAGTTCGACACTGACGGGTTCTTGACCGTCACCCCCCTGCTGAGCCCCGAGATCGTGACCGACCTGCGCGACGAACTGGACCGCCTGCGCGCCGACCCCGCCCTGGCCGCCGACGAGCGTTCGATCTGCGAACGCGACAGCGCCCAGATCCGGTCGATCTTCGAGGTGCACCGGATCAGCCCGGCCTTCGCGGCGCTGGTCGCCGATCCGCGCCTGGTGGGTCCGGCCCGCCAGCTGCTCGGCTCCGATGTCTACGTGCACCAGAGCCGAGTCAACTTCAAGCCGGGCTTCAACGGCCGAGAGTTCTATTGGCACTCTGACTTTGAGACCTGGCACGCCGAAGACGGTATGCCGGCTCCCCGCGCCGTCAGCGTCTCGGTGGCCCTCACCGAGAACCGGGACACCAATGGGTCGCTGATGATCATGCCCGGCTCACACCGCTGGTTCGTCTCCTGCCCGGGTCGCACGCCACCGGACCACTACCGCTCGTCTCTCACCGAGCAACAGATCGGCACGCCCGACGACGCGAGCCTGAGCTGGTTGGCCGATCGGTGCGGCATCCGGCAGATCACCGGCCCTGCCGGCTCTGCGGTGTTCTTCGACAGCAACTGCATGCACGGGTCGAGCAGCAACATCACCCCGTATGCACGCTCGAACGTGTTCATCGTCTACAACAGCGTGGACAACGCCCTCGTGGGGCCGTTCGGCGCCACCGTTGCTCGACCGACCTTCATCGCCAGCCGCGTGTTTCACCCGGTTTAG
- a CDS encoding aromatic ring-hydroxylating dioxygenase subunit alpha, giving the protein MSDHRHVLDEVRRGMIPAHIYNDAEIFELEKERLFRRAWMFVAHESEIPQNGDYVVRRLLNDSFIIARDAKGDVRAMFNMCLHRGMQICRAEMGNASNFRCPYHGWSYRNDGRITGLPFHQEAYGGEAGFSKRGQTLLPAPNLASYNGLIFISLDPQAPPLTEFLGDFAFYLDFYTRQSRAGLQVHGPQRWRIKANWKIGVENFAGDMYHTPHTHASVVDIGLFREPKAQKRKDGATYWATCGGGTTYKLPPGTFEERMRYVGYPDEMVERIKDVWSPDHQRLVSDDGFMISAASCFPNMSLVHNWPKIQDSEDVLPFISIRTWQPVSENETEVYSWFAVDAAAPEQFKKDSYKAYLMCFGSTGMFEQDDVENWVSLTNTAGGSMARQLLLNGRMGLLADDTPVVDALPPERFHGPGTAQVGYNENNQRAILRMWADHLELPPVATTPAAMGTHRESITPLVQTNGTPRCEASVKEAQL; this is encoded by the coding sequence ATGAGTGATCACCGGCACGTCCTCGACGAGGTCAGGCGGGGAATGATCCCGGCACATATCTACAACGACGCCGAGATCTTCGAACTCGAAAAGGAGCGGCTCTTTCGCCGGGCCTGGATGTTCGTGGCGCATGAATCGGAGATCCCGCAGAACGGCGACTACGTGGTGCGCCGCCTGCTCAACGACTCGTTCATCATCGCGCGGGACGCGAAAGGCGACGTGCGGGCCATGTTCAACATGTGCCTGCACCGCGGGATGCAGATCTGCCGCGCAGAGATGGGCAACGCCTCGAACTTCCGGTGCCCCTACCACGGGTGGTCGTACCGCAACGACGGCCGAATCACCGGCCTGCCCTTCCATCAGGAGGCCTACGGCGGCGAGGCGGGCTTTTCGAAAAGGGGTCAAACCCTCTTGCCGGCACCGAATCTGGCCAGCTACAACGGTCTGATCTTCATCAGCCTGGACCCGCAGGCCCCTCCCCTTACGGAGTTCCTCGGCGACTTCGCCTTCTATCTGGACTTCTACACCCGGCAAAGCCGAGCCGGCTTGCAGGTGCACGGCCCGCAACGGTGGCGCATCAAGGCGAACTGGAAGATCGGCGTGGAGAATTTCGCCGGGGACATGTATCACACACCGCACACCCACGCCTCAGTGGTCGACATCGGATTGTTCCGGGAACCCAAGGCGCAGAAGCGCAAAGACGGAGCCACGTACTGGGCTACCTGCGGCGGCGGAACGACCTACAAGCTGCCGCCGGGCACCTTTGAGGAGCGGATGCGCTACGTCGGCTACCCCGACGAGATGGTGGAGCGGATCAAGGACGTGTGGTCGCCCGACCACCAGCGCCTGGTCAGCGACGACGGTTTCATGATCTCGGCGGCCTCGTGCTTTCCCAACATGAGCCTGGTGCACAACTGGCCCAAGATTCAAGACAGCGAAGACGTCTTGCCATTCATTTCGATTCGCACCTGGCAGCCGGTCAGCGAGAACGAAACCGAGGTGTACTCGTGGTTCGCCGTGGACGCGGCAGCCCCCGAGCAGTTCAAGAAGGACTCCTACAAGGCCTATCTGATGTGCTTCGGCTCCACAGGCATGTTCGAGCAGGACGATGTGGAGAACTGGGTCTCGCTGACCAATACCGCCGGCGGATCGATGGCCCGTCAACTGCTGCTCAACGGCCGGATGGGTCTGCTCGCCGACGACACCCCGGTCGTGGATGCGTTGCCGCCGGAGCGATTCCACGGTCCCGGCACCGCTCAGGTCGGCTACAACGAGAACAACCAGCGGGCGATCCTTCGGATGTGGGCCGATCACCTTGAGCTGCCCCCGGTGGCGACGACTCCGGCAGCCATGGGCACGCACCGCGAGTCGATTACCCCCCTGGTACAGACCAACGGCACACCGCGATGCGAGGCGAGCGTGAAGGAGGCCCAGCTATGA
- the ectA gene encoding diaminobutyrate acetyltransferase encodes MTDTDRVRLRTPTVADGPSLWRMAVDSATLDVNAPYAYLLWCRDFAATSVIAEVEGHPGGFVTGYRRPTHPEVLMIWQVAVDAAHRGVGLAGLMLDHLASRHVAAGVTHVETSITPDNAASRRLFAAFARRWDAPLACSELFEAGLFAESHLAEELFRIGPLRVQPRRL; translated from the coding sequence ATGACCGATACGGATCGTGTCCGGCTTCGGACACCGACCGTGGCCGACGGCCCGAGCCTATGGCGGATGGCCGTCGACAGCGCGACTCTCGACGTCAATGCCCCCTACGCCTACCTGCTGTGGTGCCGCGATTTCGCGGCCACGTCGGTGATCGCCGAGGTCGAGGGGCACCCGGGCGGTTTCGTAACCGGGTATCGGCGCCCCACGCATCCGGAGGTCCTGATGATCTGGCAGGTGGCGGTCGACGCCGCGCACCGCGGAGTCGGACTGGCCGGCCTGATGCTCGATCACCTCGCTTCCAGGCACGTCGCCGCGGGCGTTACGCATGTTGAGACCTCGATCACACCCGATAACGCCGCCAGCCGGCGGCTGTTCGCGGCCTTCGCGCGCCGGTGGGACGCGCCGCTGGCGTGTTCCGAGCTGTTCGAAGCGGGTTTGTTCGCCGAATCCCATCTGGCAGAAGAACTGTTTCGCATCGGACCGCTTCGGGTACAACCACGACGCCTGTGA